GTCACAGTTCATGTAAGAGCGGACGAACCGCCAACCGTCGAGATTACGTCGCCTCAGAATTACCAACACTTCAAGCAGGGCGACCCAATACCTATAAACGTATTAGCAACGGATGTTGAGGGAATAAAGTACGTTGAGCTTTACCTAGACGGAAATCTTATTAAGAACTGGACATCTGGGCCATACGAGTATACAATAACTGAAACACTCTCGGCTGGTCCTCACACTCTAAAGGCAATCGCAGTTGATACAGTGGGGCAGAAAGTGGAAGACACAATTGTGTTCTATATCGATCCATCAGAAGATAACGTTCCCACCGTACAGATTACAAACAAAGAAGACTTGACATCAAAGGAGTTCACACAGAGTGACACTATAATGGTGACTGTAAGCGCCCAAGATGAAAATGGTCTGGCAAGGATTGAATATTGGGTAAACGAAAAGCTAGTAACCACACACAACGTGAACACCACGTCAATAACAGACATAACATCACTCTCTGGCAAGATCTTTGCCCCAGGTGAGAACATCCTTACGGTGGTTGCATACAACAAACTCGGTTACTTCAACTACGATTCTGTAGTCATCAAAATCTCCAAAGATGACCCCCCCACAATCGATCTGATAGCCCCAGCAAACGGGACCCGGATATCCCGTGGAGTCCTCCTAAACGTGAGTGCCACCCTAATGGATGACCATGGAGTTACAAAACTTGAGATATATTTAGACTCTGTGGCCATGAGCAACCTGATTGACTCAGTAGAGATACCAAACATGACATCATATACTTACACAAACACATTAAACACTTCCAAATGGTCAGTAGGCATACACACAATAATACTCTTGGCCACCGACACCAGCAATCAAAAATCCAAGATAACCGTAAAAATAAAGATAAGCGGACCCAGTATAGATGAATACGATGATAACATTAACAGTGCGGACAAAGTCTACTTCGTCTTCAATAACGTGGGCACACCAGATGCATTTTCAGTATCTCAGTACCTATCACGCACAGTTCCACTAAGCGTCAGAACAATCTCAAAGCCGGTCAGCGAATTTGACCTGAATGAAGTTACATCCAGTGATGTTGTGATTTCCGTCGGAGGCCCACTTGTGAATCCTGTAACTGCACAGTACGAGGACATTGCACCAGTTCACATGGTCCTTGATGGACGGACGATAACAATAGTTTCTCCTCAGGGCAACGTTACGTGGACTGCTCCAAAGCCGTGGTGGAATGTTACAGAAGGCTACTTCATAATCCAAGTCTTTAACGACGAGAAAATAGGGTCCTTTGTAGTTACTATCTACGGCACGGACGCAGACAGTACCGCCGCTGGAGCTTATTACTTCGCCACCCAAATTTATCCAAATCTTGATTCATACATTGGCATTAGTTACTTTGTTGGTCTCTGGCAGGATACTGAGCTTGGGGCGGACATTCCACTCCCTGGAGCAAGCCAAGGGGACACGAGCGGATTCAGCGCAGGGGACAGCATAGAAATCGTCTTTAGCGGATGATTTCTTTTTATTTCAGTTTCACTTTCTTATCCCCACCAGTAAGTAACTTTGGAATTAACATTCATACTCCTGTGTCCGAGAGTAAGGAATGTGACCGGATCGAGAGGTCATCATAAGGCATTTTAACCCCCTCCCCCAACTTTTCTCGGTGGTGATATGAGGGCGTTCATAGCCATTGAGGTCAGCGACGAGGTTCGAGATAACCTGCTAAAGGCCCAGGAGAGGATAGGGAGCAAGTCGGCAAAGATAAAGTTCGTCGAGAGGGAGAACTTCCACGTCACGCTCAAGTTCCTCGGGGAGATTGACGAAATAACAGCGGAGGAGGTCAAGAGAGCCCTGGAGGAAATAGCGAAGAAGCACAAGAAGCACCGCGTTAGGGTGAAGGGGATAGGGGTCTTCCCGAACCCGAACTACGTGAGGGTGATATGGGCCGGAATAGAGAACGACGAGGGCATAAAGGCCATCGCCAGGGACGTCGAAAGGGAGATGAGAAGGTTAGGCTTCAAGAAGGAAAAGGACTTCGTGGCCCACATAACCATCGGCCGCGTCAAGTTCGTGCGCGATAAACTCGAGCTGGCGATGGCACTGAAAGATTTGGCCAACGAGGACTTCGGCGAGTTCGATGTCGAAGCCATAGAGCTGAAGAAGAGCACGCTCACTCCCAAGGGCCCGATCTACGAGACCGTCGCGAGGTTCGAGCTGGCGGAGTGAAGCTGGAAGAGGAAGAGGGAAACCGGGATTATGGCAAGGTTTTTTCCCTCAATAAACTCCAGTCTATCCTTTGAGAGGAGTATCTTCTCCCTTATCCCGACCCTTGGAAAGTCCGAGGGCCTAACCCTATTCCTCCACTTCACCTCAACTCCAAAGCCGGGGGTTATGAAATCAACCTCCCTGGAACCGCTGAGGAAGTAAGTGGGATAGAGACGCTTCAGGTGTTCACCCACAACCCCCTCAATTATCCTGTCGGTCTCAGGTCCCCTTCCAAAGAGCCTTCTGAAGGTATGGATCAAAAGGGGATCAGTAAAGTAGAATTTGCGCTCTTTTCTAAACATGGGAGCAAAGTCGTGGAGTTTGACCTGGAAGTAGTTTCGTCCGATGAAGAGCCCCTCGAAGAGTTCAAGGTAGTCCCTCACCGTGACGTGGGAGCCTATCTCAAGCTCTTTAGCAAGGGAGTTGAGGGTTATCCTGTCCCCATAGCGGCGCAGGAGGCCCAGTATCATCGAGAGGGCTATTCTCTCGCTCCTCCCCAGTTTGGCAACGTCGAGGATCGTTGCGTTGTAGATCATTTCATAGGTCTCCGGGGTTATACCCCCTTCCAGCAGTTCGTAGATTGACCTCGGATAGCCCCCGGAGGAGAGATAAAAGTCGAGTGCCCCGCTTAGAACTTCAAGATGGGGGTAGAGCTCAAGGGCGTTTTCATAGAACTCCCGGCCCGTCTTTGGAAGCTCGTGGGGGAGTTTGAGGTTCCTCAGTCTTGGTTCAAAGATCAGAGAAACGGTCTTGAAGTCCAGCGGAAGGAACTCCTCAACTTTTATGTCCCTTCCGGGAAAGCTCTCCCTTTTGAGGCCAGCAGAAGTTGAGCCCGTGACCTGGAGAACCATCCTCGATGCAAGGGGGGAATCGAGAAGGAACTTAACCGACCTCTCCCAGCCCTCGACGAAGGTGACCTCATCGAGGAAAACGTAAACCGGCCCCTTCGTGCTCCGGAGAAAGGACCTGACAACCGAGACCATCTCGCGGTAGTCCCTCAGGAGGTCGCACGAGAAGTAGAGGATGTTCCTCGAACTCACCCCCGATTCTATGAGGTTCGCTATGGAGAGCTTCATGTAGGTGGTCTTACCAACCTGCCTCGGGCCTATCAGAACCTTGTTGGCCGGCTCAAAACGGTAGCCTATCCTCGGTTTCCGGGAAAGGGCTTTTTTAACCCTCTCGTCTTCGTATATCGCATCGGGATCGGCCCACCAGGGGTTCTGTAGAACGACCAGGTCTTCCATTTCACATCATTGACAGCTTGATAACAAAAGATATATAAAGATTTTGATAGCTAAGTATCAACAGGTGCAGAGTATGAGCCTTGATGACGCCATCGAAACCGTTCTTCAAAAAGTCCTCCGGAGGATACGCCCCACCGAGGAGGAGAGGGCCTTCGTTGAGGGGCTGATGAGGGAGCTGGAAGAGATTGCAAGGGAAACCATCGAAGACCTCGGCCTCGACGTTAAGCCCTACTTCGTTGGCTCCCTCGCGAAGGATACCTATTTAGCTGGAGACCACGACGTTGACCTCTTTCTTGCTTTTCCCCTCGATACCCCCCTGGAAGAGCTCCGCGAGGAAGGTCTAAGGCTCGGGAAGGCGATAGCGGAGAGGCTAGATTCCCATGAGGTGGCCTACGCCGAGCACCCATACGTGAGGGCAACATACAGGGGGGTAAAGGTTGATCTGGTCCCCTGCTACGACGTGGAAAGCTGGAGGGACGTGAGAACCGCCGTAGACCGCTCGATACTCCACACGAAGTGGGTGAATGAGCACCTCAACGGGAGAAACGACGATGTAAGGCTCCTCAAGCGTTTCCTGAAGGGGATCAACGCCTACGGGAGCGAGGTTTACGTGCGCGGCTTCTCAGGCTACCTGGCGGAGATACTGGTCATAAAGTACGGCTCCTTCCTCAAAGTCCTCGAAAACTCCGACTTCATCCTGAGGCAGAAGGTTATTGACCCCGCTGGCTGGCTGAGGAGAGAACCGGAGCCCGCCATGAAGACCGTCAAGCGGGAAACGGAAGAGGACAAGCCCCTCATAGTGATAGACCCCGTTGATCCAAGGAGGAACGTGGCGGCAAATCTGAGCTGGGAGAAGTACGGGAGGTTTTACTTCAAGGCTCATCAGTTCCTGGAAAACCCCTCCGAGGAGTTCTTCTTCCCAGAGACGAGGAAAAGCGGAAGCTACCTCGCGGAGCTGAGGAGGAAGGGGACGCACCTAGTGACGCTGGTCTTTAAAGTCCAGGAGCTCGTTGATGACCTGCTTCTCCCCCAGCTGGAGAGGAGCGCGCGGGGCTTCGAGAGGGCCCTTTCAAGGGAAGGCTTCAACGTCCTCGGCTGGAACGTCGGGCGTTCCTCGGGGAAGGCGTTCATAATGCTGGAAGTGGACCGCAGAGAAAGGGAGAGGGTGAAGATAAAGCCTGGACCAGAGTTTTTCACCGAGAGGGGCTGGGACTTCTACAGGAAGAACGGGAAGGTGTGGCTCATCGGCAAAAGGCTCTACGCTGAGAAGAGGGTGAAGGAGAGCATCCTGGAAGTTATCGAGGAGCTCCTCAAAAAGAACGCCGTGGCCCTGGGAAAGGGGATACGGGAGAATGTGAAGAGAGCGGAGATAGTGCTAGACTACGTTCCCAAGGAGCTGGAGGACGAGGCCTACCTCTTCCTGGCCAGAGAGAAGTGGAGCCTGAAGGAGCAGTAGGAACATCTTTCGCCTGTTCAGCTTTTTGTCGGCGATGTCCAGTATTCCCTTGATTTTCAGGTACTCCTTCCCCCCGAGCTTAGTCAGCAGGGATCCAAAAAGGGATATTTCGTCACTACGCTGGGTTTTACGGTTTCTTCCGTCCAATTCGCTCACCTCCGACACCAGAGGCGCATCAGTAGTATAGCCCACACGGCTTTTTAAGCGTTAGGCTAACAAAATTAGGAAACCTAAAGTAAAGGAACGGAGGATTTTCATAACCTGTGCTCACACCACTCTCGGTTCTCCCAGTCCCCGTGAACCTCGCCCGGTATGTGACCGGTGTCCGCGACGGCCCAGTCGAGGTTGTAATGCCCTATCAGATTCCTCAGCTCTCCCCTCAGGTCGCGCTTTCCGACGTAAAGGGCCGCCCTCGTCACGACGTTGTAGCCGCTGTTGGGAACCTCGGGCTTAAGCGCTTCCTCCCACGCCCTCCAGCTCGTCTCCCAGCCCTCCAGCGGGGGCATCGCGGAGAGGTTCCAGAGGTGGTACAGCTTATCGAAGTTAAGGAGCTTGAGGTAGGCCTCGATGAAGAACCCCTGGAGCTCGCTCCCGTCGAAGTAGCGCATCAGCTCGATGAGGGCCTTCGCCATGGTGGAGATGTTGCCAAAGGCCACGCGCGTGTCAAGGTTCTCCCAGAAGCGAGGGCAGGAGTGGTTGGCGAGGAGCATGAGGTAATAAATCCTCCCGAGTCTGAGGGCCTTTTCATCGCCGTTCGCGGGCTCAAGGACGTAATCCATGGAAGTCTCCAGGCCGAAGTGGTCGTAGTAGTCCCTGAAGAAGACCCTCGCGTACCTCACCAGGAACTCTTCAGAGAGGGCGTTGAGCTCAGCAAGGCCCTTTAAAACGCCGAGGCGGACTGTCCTGTTCAGTTCCTCGAAGAGCCTCGTGAAGGCCACCTTCCAGAGCTGGGAAATTCCCTTCCCCCTCGCCTCCCTCGCGAATACCCTTCCATCTGCTCTCCTGTAACCGAGCCATCTCGAATCGCTCGTCTTGCCGTCGAGGCTTAAATCGAAGTAGTCGCTCCAGCTGGAATAGTCCTTGACGGGCATCTCGAAGGAACACTCTCCATCGAGGCGCCTGAATTCGCCGGAGAGCTTCTTGGCCACGAACTCCATCGCCGAAACCCTCTCAACGCCCCTTCCCTTAAGCCCGTCCATCCAGGCGGTGAAGCGGTCGAGCTGTTCTGGATTCCCCAGGAGACTCTCAAGGTCGCTGGCCGTGAATACCAGGTAAGGGACGCCGAGGTTCTCCTTGTGGTCGTCGCGGTAGGAGAGGGTTCTCTCGACCAGGCCGGGAACGTCGAGTGTGTTGAAGGCGAAGGCATCACTTAAAGACCACTCCCTTCCGAAGACGAAGGAGCTTGAATAGCGGTTGCAGGAGTGCTTCGCCTGCGGGAAGTCGTAGAGGAGCTGCCTCTCGTCGAGGAGGAAGACGAGCCTTCGGTCGGTCGAGGACTCAACGATTTCAGCCGTTTTTCTGGTTATCACGGCCTCGGGGAGCCAGTAGCCTATCACCGGCTTTTTTCCGATGAGAGGGGCATAGAAGTCGAAGGAGACCCTCGCGAGAATCCTCTGCTCGAACTCGTCGAGGTGAGGAACTATGGGGTGGAAAGGTGTCGTTGGGACGGCGTCAAACCTCTGGAGAAGTTCAACCGTATCTTCAAAGGCCCGCCTGCGGTAGCGGAGGAGCATTAGGAAGGTGAAGGGCTCGATGTCTATGCTCACCCCCTCCATTCGCGACAGGGTGTCGGCTATGTGCTCGTAGGAGTAGAGCATCGCCCTCGTCCAGTTCTCGCCCCTGACTTCTTCCCCGCGGATTCTTATGGCAACGGGGCTTCTCCTCTCCTCGTACTCGATGGGCCTGCTCCCGTCGCCGTCTTTGACGTGGACGATGTCACCCGGCTGGTAGGCGTGGAAGTGGTGGGCGTACTTCATCAGCATTGTCTCACCGGGAGTGATACATTACCGACCCTTATTTGGGTTTCGGAGAAATTGGAGGGCATTTTTACCCAGATGTGCCCGATAGATTAATAAACCTGTGCATTGAGTGTCAATCGGTGGGAGAATGGAGCGCGAATTCAGGAGGATTCTGGGTGAAGACCTGGCCAACTACCTGGAGCTAATGAGGGCGAAGCTGGCCTTCGCCGAGGAGCTGTACGGAATAAAGATGAACTACGTGCCCCTCATCACGGAGGGGGAGATAGTGATCCTCGACAAGAACGACGGGAAAATTAAGTGGCTGAAGACCAAGAGACCGCTCACAGTCGAGGAGTTCAAAGCCCTGGCGGATAAAATAAAGGAAAACCTTGAGTCCGGATACGTTGAGATGCTCCTGTCCATGAACATGGGCTGTATCAACGGGCCCGGCGAGTAACCTTTTAAACCTCCCCGACAACTCGGCTCGATGAACCGCTCCGAGCTGATACTCCTCGGCATCACTGCTATATGGGGCTTCACTTTCCCCGCCATGAAGGTTAGCCTTGCCTACCTGCCTCCGATACTCTTTCTGGCGTACCGCTTCGGCATAGCCTCGCTCCTAATGCTGCTGATTTTCCGCGAAAGGGTCCTTAAGAGGGAGACCTTTAAGGAGGGCTTCATCCTGGGGGCGACCCTCTTCTTCGGCCACGGCTTCCAGATAGTCGGGCTGAAGTACACCACCGCCTCGAACTCCGCCTTCATAACCTCGCTCTACGTCGTCTTCACGCCCTTCATAGCCTACTTCCTGCTGAGGGAGGGGCTCAAGCTTAGAGATGCTGCTTCACTCGCGATAGCCCTCACCGGCCTCTACCTCATCTCCGGGGCGAGCCCGGACTTCAACTACGGCGACATGCTCACCGTCCTGTGTGCCCTGAGCTTTGCCTTCCAGATAGTGCTCGTCCAGCGCTTTGGGGAGAAGGACTACCTCAGCCTGGCCTTCTGGCAGATAACGTGGAACTTCGTCTTTTCGCTGGCCTTTGCGCTCGTCGCCGAGCCCTTCACCCTCCCGACCGACCCGATGCCATGGGCCGGAATCCTGTACACCTCGGTCTTCGCGACGGTGATAGCCTTCACGCTCCAGGTGAAGCACCAGAGGAACACGAGGGCACACAAGGCGGCACTTATTTACTCGGCCGAGCCGATATTCGGCCACGTTGCGGCGTTTCTAACCATAGGGGAGGTCCTGAGTTCCCGGGGCTACCTCGGGGCGGCGCTGATAATGGCGGGGATATGGAACGAGATTAGAAAAGGGTAAGGGGTTTAAGTCTTAAACTTGGCTTCGCCCACTCCGATGTTGGTCTCAACCCGAACAAGAATTCCGCCGCTTTCCATGGCGTCCCGTATTGAGCCGTCGTCGTCCGGAACCTCGATGGTTCCGATGGACTTTCCAGCAAGCTTCTTGCCTCCTCCCACAAGCTTTGGTTTCCTGATGTCCGTTATCTCCACCTTGCTGGGCAGGGCGAGGATCCTGAGACGCAATAGCATGGCCTCCCTGCTGGAGGTGTTCTCCACTCTGACGGTGAGCTTTCCGTCTCTTATCTCAGCAGTGGTGACCTTGATTGGGCTCTTCTTTCTGAAGGCCAGTAACGCCAGCACCACCAAGATCAGCGCCCCAAGCCCGATGTAGAGGTAGACGTTAGTTTTCTCCTCCTCCGCCTGGCTTGGACTGGCTTGCCCCATACTAACCCCCGCCATCTCTGCGGTAACTTCCAGGGTCTTTATTTCGGTCTTCGCATAGAGCTTGCCGCTTGAGTACAGGAGCATCTGGAACTCGTATTTTCCAGGTTTCCATCCCTCAATCGGGACGTAGTTGTACTTGAACTCCGTGTCATTGAGGGGAAGGAGCGGCATCTTAGAAACACTAACATTTTCAACAGGTTTTCCGTTGTAGCTGACTCTCAGAACAACCTCCGCGTCTTTTAGTGGTTTGAAAAGGTTTCTGACGGTCGCCACCACATAGGCATAACCGATCCTCCCTTCGGAATTCTTCGCCGGGACTACATCGAAAGCCACGAAGTAAACCGTCTTAACAACAAGCCTAACCTCCTTCTCCTCGTTCGGACCGATCTCAAACTCGGTTGCATTGAGAAGCTGGCCAGCGAGGTACGCCTCGGCGCGGTATTTGCCAGGGGCAACGATGGCCTCAAGTTTTCCCGTGTCGGTACGCTTTATAGGGTACTTGGAGGGCATCGAAAGGAGAACCAGATCAACCGGAACAACGTTGCCTGTTACATCAACTGTGGTGATCGTTACTCTGGCACCTTCTCCTGTTACGATAACGGTTGCCTTCAGGGCGCCCGATGGAGTTGCCACGCTGACGTTGCCCACCTGCTTTATTTCCTCACCGCCCACGGTGACCGTGTAGTTTCCGGGAGGGCAGTTGGGAGCGGCTTTAAGGGTAACGTAGACAACCTTGCGCTCCCCCGGTTGAAGAATAAACTCGTTCTCTGAGAACTCGACAGTGAGGAGATCCGTCTGGGGGGTCACCTGGTAAGTCATTCTAACATGGATAGTCTCGTTTGAGGGGTTGCTTATAACCACTGTGGAGCCCGTGACTGTACCCCCAATCGGCACGTAATACGTGTGCGAATAGAAATCACCGGAAACACCGATGTAACCTGCAACTCCAGGTGCTAGAAGTAACAACAGCAGGAGTGGAATCAAGGGTACCCTGCTCCATTCCATCGTCACCACCCCCTACAAATTTAAACACTTAAAGTATTTAAATTCTACGGGGGTCCGAAATCCCGGACAAAATCAAGATAGGCTCTGCCAAAACAGAGCAAAAAAAGAAAGTCAAGAGACATCAGCTGAGGCCTCAGGCGTTGGTCACCTGGAAGTAGACGTGCCCAACGTAGGTGTCCTGATCAATGTTGCTACCGACGTCAAGCCACATGTAAGCGTAGTGGTGGGCTCCCTGCCCGGCACTGGCATCACCGTCCTGGGTCGGCCCCGCCTGGTTGTCCAGCCAGAGGGTGTAGGTGCTTGCTATGGCTCCTGCGGTAGAGGGGTCGTTGTTGGTGTTGATCTTGAGGAGTATCTGCTTGTCTCCTGGCGTGGCAGTAACAACACTGACCGTCCTGCTGTTGTTGTTAACACCCGTCCAAGTGGCATCGCTCTTGACATTGACGTCATAGTTACCGTTGCTGATGACGTAGACATCGAGGTACCCGGTGCTCGGAGAGGTCAGTGGGTTGTCAGTGCTCTGCGGATTGACGGTACCAAAGGCAAAGCTGTTAGTGACCCATATCTCTCCATACCAGTTAACAGTGTAGCCATAGCCGGTGTAGACGTTACTTTCAAGGGCCTCATTGTCCACGACCTTCACCTGGAAGTCCCAGTCCCCACCGGCAATACCATCGTTGGCCTCCCTCGCAACCTTGCCGACTACGATCTCAACGCTAAAGGTGCCCGTACTCTGGTCCCAGGTCTGCGGATCAACCTGGCTTATTATCTGCCAGGTTCCAAACGTGGTGCCTATCTCATTGCCCGTGGCGTCGTAGAACTTCCAGGTCCCTGGCTGGTCGCTGAAGGGCGTTCTAACGTACTTGAGTATCACATAGCTGCTCGGATCTGTGTCTCCAGCCGGGAGCGGACCAACCTTGGTGTTGTTCGTGTCATAGTAGAACCAGATGGTTATCTCCTTTATGTCGTCCATCGTGTTAACGTCACTGATGGTTATGTCGATCCAGTAGGCATTGCCCGGGGTTGCACTGGTGGTCTGGGTGGTGTGATCGTCGAGGTAGAACTTGACGTCGGTGACCTGAGGAGCCACTGCTCCAATGCTGAACTGTCCGCCGCTGCTGGCCTCGGTACCTGCACTGACAATCGGCACTGTTACCATTGCAAGGCTAACAAACAACACAAACAGGGCCTTCCAGAGCCTTGCCCCTGCCATGGTTCCTCCCTCCCAGGGGACGATATCAGGATTACATCATCGGGAGTTCGATTTCAGCAGGGGCAGGTTCAAAGTTTGATATAGTGTTTATTCCCATAGTCATATACTAAAGTAATGTTATTTAAAATTTTCGTTATTAAAAGTTCCGATCATTAACAAAATCGTTTCTAATTGGAACGGATCCAAAAATTGAACACCGTACCAATTGGCTGGCAAATGTCCAAGATCAACAACTTGGTTATACAAATCAGACGGCACATTTCGAATATCATTGAGGACAGCACAACACCTTTAGAAACAAAAAGTTAAAAAATATTGGACCAGAACAATACTCAAGAAAAATAGGGGGGAACTGTCATGATACACGCGTACATCAAAGAGAAAACCAAGGAGTTCTCGAAGGAGGAGAAGGAGAAGCGCTACAAGTACCTCGGAAAGGAGGTCATAGACGTTGGTGACCCAGGACTGGACAGCATTCCGGAGTTCTACGGCATAGCAAATGCAATATGGCGCGACTGGAAGAACGGCGAGATAAGTACCAAGACGGCGCTCGGGAGGCTCGCGCTCCTCAAACTGCTCACGTACAAGGGCAAGAACAAGAAAATCCAGGACATACCCGAGGAGGAGCTCGAGGAGGTCAGGAGGTTCATCGACTACGTGATGCAGGTCATAAAGAACGAGAGCAGGCGCAAAGGTGAGCCCGAGGAGGAGCGTCAGGTTTAAAATTTTGAACTCCTACCTTCTACGCCCTCCCCTCTCACACCCCCGCGAGAGGTGACCGGGGGGCGGTCGGGGAGGGCACAGTTTTATACTGCGGGCTTTTCTATCCAAAAACCTTATAAGGGAAGTTCCCAATTCTGCCCCGATGCCCATGAGGGGGGAGTGTTTTATCCTTCGCTTCGCCCGTTTCGCGGCTTGAGTCCCCCTGTTCTAGGGTAGTCCATCATAAAGATCATTTCTGGAGGGTTTTAACATGATAAAGGAACCGGAGTTTAGGGAGTACAACCCAGGAAAGCTTGAAGAGAAGGTCGAGCGCTTTTGGCAGGAGAACAGCGTCTATGAGAAGGTGAAAGTGAGCAGAGCCGAAGGCCCGAAGTACTACTTCCTCGACGGGCCGCCCTACGTCAGCGGTGCAATACACCTCGGAACCGCCTGGAACAAGATAATCAAGGACATGATAATCCGCTTCCGGACGATGCAGGGCTACAACGTCCGCAGGCAGCCGGGCTTCGACATGCATGGCCTTCCGATAGAGGTCAAGGTCGAGCAGGCCCTCGGGCTCAAGACCAAGAAGGACATAGAGACCGAGATAGGTGTGGACAACTTCATCAGGAAGTGCAAGGAGTTCGCCCTCAACAACCTCAGGGTCATGACGGAGCAGTTCAAGATGCTCGGCGTATGGATGGACTGGGACGAGCCGTACATGACGATAAAAAACGAGTACATCGAATCGGGCTGGTTCACGCTCAAGCGCGCCTGGGAGAAGGGCCTGCTTGAGAAGGACAAGCGCGTCCTCCACTGGTGCCCGCGCTGTGAGACTGCCTTGGCCGAACACGAGGTCCGCGGTGAGTACAAGCTCAGGAAAGACCCGAGCATATACGTCAAGTTCCCGGTTGAGGGCAAGGAGAACGAGTACCTCCTCATCTGGACGACGACACCGTGGACGCTCCCCGCTAATTTAGCCGTTACCGTTCACCCGGAGTACGAGTACGCCAAGGTTAAGGTCGAGACCGAGAACGGGGAGGAGTACTGGATAATAGCGAAGGCCCTCGTCGAGCGCGTTCTCAACGAGGTCGGCGTCAGGGGAGAGATAGTTGATGAGTTCAAGGGAGAGGAGCTCGAAGGACTCCGCTACGTCCACGTCCTCATGGACGAGTATCCAGCCCAAAAGGAGTTCCGCGAAAGGTACGAGTGGGCGCACAGGGTTATCCTCGGCGAGCATGTAACTTTGGAGGACGGTACGGGTTTGGTTCACACCGCCCCCGGCCACGGTGAGGAGGACTTCGAGGTCGGTCAGCGCTATGGTTTGCCGGTTTACAGCCCGGTTGATGATCAAGGAAGGTACACAGAGGGCAGGTGGAAAGGAGTCTATGTCAAAGACGCCGATAAGGAGATAATCGAGCACCTTCGCGGGAAGGGCTACCTCGTGAAGGCTGGTGAGATAGAGCACAAGTACCCGCACTGCTGGCGCTGTAAGACCCCGCTCATATTCCGCGCCACTGACCAGTGGTTCCTCAAGGTCAGCAGGGTGAAGGACAGGATAATCAAGGAGAACGACGAGAAGGTGACCTGGTATCCGGACTGGGTCAAAGTGAGATACGACAACGGTGTCATGAACTCGGGCGACTGGGTCATAAGCAGGCAACGCTACTGGGGAATACCGCTCCCGATATGGGGGAGCGAGGACGGCGAGATATACGTCGTTGGCTCGTTCAAGGAGCTGGTGGAGCTCAGCGTCGCAATAGAGGTTAACGGCGAGAGAATAGAGCTCCCGGAGAGCTACGAAGAGAAGCTCAAGCTTATAGAAGAGAAGCTCGGCCCGGAGGACCTGCACAGGCCCTACGTCGATGCCTTCATCATAAAGGTCAACGGCAAGGAG
This Thermococcus cleftensis DNA region includes the following protein-coding sequences:
- the thpR gene encoding RNA 2',3'-cyclic phosphodiesterase — translated: MRAFIAIEVSDEVRDNLLKAQERIGSKSAKIKFVERENFHVTLKFLGEIDEITAEEVKRALEEIAKKHKKHRVRVKGIGVFPNPNYVRVIWAGIENDEGIKAIARDVEREMRRLGFKKEKDFVAHITIGRVKFVRDKLELAMALKDLANEDFGEFDVEAIELKKSTLTPKGPIYETVARFELAE
- a CDS encoding ATP-binding protein; translated protein: MEDLVVLQNPWWADPDAIYEDERVKKALSRKPRIGYRFEPANKVLIGPRQVGKTTYMKLSIANLIESGVSSRNILYFSCDLLRDYREMVSVVRSFLRSTKGPVYVFLDEVTFVEGWERSVKFLLDSPLASRMVLQVTGSTSAGLKRESFPGRDIKVEEFLPLDFKTVSLIFEPRLRNLKLPHELPKTGREFYENALELYPHLEVLSGALDFYLSSGGYPRSIYELLEGGITPETYEMIYNATILDVAKLGRSERIALSMILGLLRRYGDRITLNSLAKELEIGSHVTVRDYLELFEGLFIGRNYFQVKLHDFAPMFRKERKFYFTDPLLIHTFRRLFGRGPETDRIIEGVVGEHLKRLYPTYFLSGSREVDFITPGFGVEVKWRNRVRPSDFPRVGIREKILLSKDRLEFIEGKNLAIIPVSLFLFQLHSASSNLATVS
- the cca gene encoding CCA tRNA nucleotidyltransferase, encoding MSLDDAIETVLQKVLRRIRPTEEERAFVEGLMRELEEIARETIEDLGLDVKPYFVGSLAKDTYLAGDHDVDLFLAFPLDTPLEELREEGLRLGKAIAERLDSHEVAYAEHPYVRATYRGVKVDLVPCYDVESWRDVRTAVDRSILHTKWVNEHLNGRNDDVRLLKRFLKGINAYGSEVYVRGFSGYLAEILVIKYGSFLKVLENSDFILRQKVIDPAGWLRREPEPAMKTVKRETEEDKPLIVIDPVDPRRNVAANLSWEKYGRFYFKAHQFLENPSEEFFFPETRKSGSYLAELRRKGTHLVTLVFKVQELVDDLLLPQLERSARGFERALSREGFNVLGWNVGRSSGKAFIMLEVDRRERERVKIKPGPEFFTERGWDFYRKNGKVWLIGKRLYAEKRVKESILEVIEELLKKNAVALGKGIRENVKRAEIVLDYVPKELEDEAYLFLAREKWSLKEQ
- a CDS encoding glycoside hydrolase codes for the protein MLMKYAHHFHAYQPGDIVHVKDGDGSRPIEYEERRSPVAIRIRGEEVRGENWTRAMLYSYEHIADTLSRMEGVSIDIEPFTFLMLLRYRRRAFEDTVELLQRFDAVPTTPFHPIVPHLDEFEQRILARVSFDFYAPLIGKKPVIGYWLPEAVITRKTAEIVESSTDRRLVFLLDERQLLYDFPQAKHSCNRYSSSFVFGREWSLSDAFAFNTLDVPGLVERTLSYRDDHKENLGVPYLVFTASDLESLLGNPEQLDRFTAWMDGLKGRGVERVSAMEFVAKKLSGEFRRLDGECSFEMPVKDYSSWSDYFDLSLDGKTSDSRWLGYRRADGRVFAREARGKGISQLWKVAFTRLFEELNRTVRLGVLKGLAELNALSEEFLVRYARVFFRDYYDHFGLETSMDYVLEPANGDEKALRLGRIYYLMLLANHSCPRFWENLDTRVAFGNISTMAKALIELMRYFDGSELQGFFIEAYLKLLNFDKLYHLWNLSAMPPLEGWETSWRAWEEALKPEVPNSGYNVVTRAALYVGKRDLRGELRNLIGHYNLDWAVADTGHIPGEVHGDWENREWCEHRL
- a CDS encoding DMT family transporter, with product MNRSELILLGITAIWGFTFPAMKVSLAYLPPILFLAYRFGIASLLMLLIFRERVLKRETFKEGFILGATLFFGHGFQIVGLKYTTASNSAFITSLYVVFTPFIAYFLLREGLKLRDAASLAIALTGLYLISGASPDFNYGDMLTVLCALSFAFQIVLVQRFGEKDYLSLAFWQITWNFVFSLAFALVAEPFTLPTDPMPWAGILYTSVFATVIAFTLQVKHQRNTRAHKAALIYSAEPIFGHVAAFLTIGEVLSSRGYLGAALIMAGIWNEIRKG